A genomic stretch from Telopea speciosissima isolate NSW1024214 ecotype Mountain lineage chromosome 7, Tspe_v1, whole genome shotgun sequence includes:
- the LOC122667039 gene encoding putative methyltransferase DDB_G0268948, translating into MAGLFDRQLQAEAYANGRPTYPSEWYSKIADLTPNRTLAWDVGTGNGQAAIGIAEHYEQVIATDVSKPQIEHGIPHPKVRYVHTPPSMSKDELASLVGGEGSVDLIIVAQAVHWFDFPSFYSLVNHVLRKPDGVIAVWGYRHVSVDPVFDPVMKRFNDIALPFFHPSIGYLEDSYRRLPFPFESVGIGSEGNPLLLDLPQETSLDGILNWLRSWSPVNTAKEKGVDLLSEDVVKEFEAAWGGPSDMKRTVIHKAFMIAGKPRI; encoded by the exons ATGGCTGGCTTGTTCGATCGGCAACTGCAAGCAGAGGCATACGCTAATGGAAGGCCAACATATCCCAGCGAATGGTACTCGAAGATCGCAGATCTCACCCCTAATCGGACCTTGGCCTGGGATGTCGGCACTGGCAATGGTCAGGCAGCAATTGGG ATCGCTGAGCACTACGAACAAGTGATTGCAACTGATGTGAGCAAACCCCAAATAGAGCATGGAATACCACACCCAAAGGTTCGTTATGTTCATACCCCACCCTCTATGTCTAAAGATGAATTAGCTTCATTGGTAGGTGGTGAAGGTTCAGTTGATCTGATCATTGTGGCTCAAGCTGTGCACTGGTTTGACTTCCCAAGCTTTTATTCTCTTGTTAATCATGTCTTAAGAAAACCAGATGGTGTAATCGCTGTTTGGGGTTACAGACATGTAAGTGTAGATCCAGTTTTTGACCCAGTCATGAAACGCTTCAACGACAttgctcttcctttcttccatcCAAGCATTGGTTACTTGGAAGATTCTTATCGCAGACTTCCATTTCCATTCGAGAGCGTCGGTATTGGATCAGAAGGGAATCCATTGTTGCTTGACTTACCCCAGGAGACATCACTTGATGGGATATTGAATTGGTTAAGATCATGGTCTCCAGTCAATACAGCTAAAGAAAAAGGTGTTGATTTGTTATCTGAAGATGTGGTTAAAGAGTTTGAGGCCGCATGGGGTGGTCCTTCTGATATGAAGAGAACAGTGATTCACAAGGCTTTCATGATTGCAGGCAAACCAAGGATTTAA
- the LOC122669309 gene encoding protein NDH-DEPENDENT CYCLIC ELECTRON FLOW 5: MADASFLHSPHCTFRTFTNPTKKLNTFFHSPLLFNFNHHRNKRDFSLLALTPTSQSSHLPISIESNSHPLINVDYMEKEFRGHGVSFTELGESCVLKMQVENGSNASLMLPSGLITSYKPHMWHGGTLEVLHTSVSKGEDGGVVVQGGVFVGFNCRTDGAVSSWSPSTWALLDVRGNPQDGIQVELGSCSNSEGMIEVKYIVTLESDTLSTELQISNLTPLPLQLMGSLISHLTVSTPEATYAVGLEGSNYFNRPPLMSDFSIIPPGFGHRRLQDSNKLWGQTAVEGLMSNWGMTGSNSQGRETGEEQVEEEEIEEEEDDNYAHLTEKMSRIYTSAPRRFSFIDRGRRNSVIVGRDGFDELYVFSPGSSYDWYGTYAYICAGASALLKPIILAPKDVWRGFQYLHNPNL; this comes from the exons ATGGCTGACGCTTCCTTTCTCCATTCTCCTCATTGCACTTTCCGCACCTTTACTAATCCAACCAAGAAATTGAACACCTTCTTCcactctcctcttcttttcaaTTTTAACCATCACAGAAACAAGAGGGACTTCTCGTTGCTAGCTTTAACACCTACTTCACAAAGCTCACACTTACCCATTTCTATCGAAAGCAATTCACATCCACTCATCAATGTGGACTACATGGAGAAGGAATTCAGGGGCCATGGAGTTAGCTTTACAGAACTTGGAGAAAGTTGTGTTCTAAAGATGCAAGTGGAAAATGGAAGTAATGCCAGCCTGATGCTCCCAAGTGGTTTAATCACATCATACAAGCCTCACATGTGGCATGGCGGAACACTTGAGGTGCTCCATACCTCTGTTTCAAAGGGAGAAGATGGTGGTGTTGTTGTTCAAGGAGGAGTATTTGTGGGTTTCAATTGTAGAACTGATGGTGCTGTATCATCATGGTCTCCAAGCACTTGGGCTCTTCTTGACGTGAGAGGGAATCCTCAAGATGGCATTCAg GTTGAGTTAGGAAGCTGTAGTAATTCAGAAGGCATGATTGAGGTTAAATACATAGTGACTCTCGAATCAGACACCCTGAGCACAGAGCTTCAAATCTCAAACTTGACTCCTTTGCCTCTCCAGTTAATGGGTTCTCTTATAAGTCATTTAACAGTGAGTACACCTGAAGCAACTTATGCTGTTGGACTGGAAGGATCAAATTACTTCAACAGGCCACCATTAATGTCAGACTTCAGCATCATTCCTCCAGGTTTTGGACACAGAAGACTTCAGGATTCTAACAAACTCTGGGGTCAAACAGCTGTTGAGGGCTTGATGTCAAACTGGGGAATGACAGGATCAAACAGCCAAGGCAGAGAAACAGGAGAAGaacaagtagaagaagaagaaattgaggaagaagaggatgatAACTATGCTCACCTGACTGAGAAGATGAGCAGAATATACACCAGCGCTCCTAGGAGGTTCTCATTCATTGATAGG GGTAGAAGGAACTCAGTTATAGTAGGGAGAGATGGGTTTGATGAATTGTATGTGTTCAGTCCTGGGTCAAGCTATGACTGGTATGGCACGTATGCTTATATCTGCGCAGGTGCATCAGCTTTGCTGAAACCAATAATCTTGGCTCCTAAAGATGTATGGAGGGGATTTCAGTATCTACACAACCCAAATCTATAA
- the LOC122667040 gene encoding putative methyltransferase DDB_G0268948, which yields MAGLFDRQAEAYANTRPTYPSEWYSKIAALTPNRTLAWDVGTGNGQAATGIAEHYEQVIATDVSKPQLNHAIQHPKVRYVHTPLSMSKDELASLVGGEGSVDLITVAEAVHWFDLPSFYSLVNHVLRKPGGVIVVWGYKTCTVDPDFDSVMERFRETTVPFFHPNNRYLSDFYCTLPFPFESIGVGSEGNPLMLDLPQEFSFDGLVKWLSTWSAVPVAKERGVDLLNEDVVKELERAWGASNLTRTVIHKAFMIAGKPRI from the exons ATGGCTGGCTTGTTCGATCGGCAAGCAGAGGCATACGCTAATACAAGGCCAACATATCCCAGCGAATGGTACTCGAAGATCGCAGCTCTCACCCCTAATCGGACCTTGGCCTGGGATGTTGGTACTGGCAATGGTCAGGCAGCAACTGGG atcgCTGAGCACTATGAACAAGTGATTGCAACTGATGTGAGCAAACCCCAATTAAATCATGCAATACAACATCCAAAGGTTCGTTATGTTCATACCCCACTCTCAATGTCTAAAGATGAATTAGCTTCATTGGTAGGTGGTGAAGGTTCTGTTGATCTGATCACTGTGGCTGAAGCTGTGCATTGGTTTGACCTCCCAAGCTTCTATTCTCTTGTTAATCATGTCTTAAGAAAACCAGGTGGGGTAATCGTTGTATGGGGTTACAAAACCTGCACTGTAGATCCAGATTTTGACTCAGTCATGGAACGCTTCAGGGAAACTACTGTTCCTTTCTTCCATCCAAACAATCGTTACTTATCAGATTTTTATTGCACACTTCCTTTTCCATTCGAAAGCATTGGTGTTGGATCAGAAGGGAATCCATTGATGCTTGATTTACCACAAGAGTTTTCATTTGATGGTTTAGTGAAATGGTTGAGCACATGGTCTGCAGTCCCTGTAGCTAAAGAACGAGGTGTTGATTTGTTAAATGAAGATGTAGTTAAAGAGCTTGAGCGTGCATGGGGTGCTTCTAATTTGACAAGAACAGTGATTCACAAGGCTTTCATGATTGCAGGAAAACCAAGGATTTAA
- the LOC122669721 gene encoding protein IQ-DOMAIN 6-like: protein MGASGKWFKALIGHKKLDKDDNEKVSGKKGKWKLWRSASADLGSSRKGFQGGQKAASETSDSSSVPDVFSAAVATVVRAPPKDFN from the exons ATGGGTGCTTCCGGGAAGTGGTTCAAAGCATTAATAGGCCATAAAAAGCTAGACAAGGATGATAAT GAAAAGGTCAGTGGGAAGAAAGGGAAATGGAAGCTATGGAGAAGCGCGTCTGCTGATCTTGGATCCTCAAGGAAAGGTTTTCAAGGTGGGCAGAAAGCGGCATCAGAGACTTCTGATTCTTCATCTGTGCCTGATGTGTTTAGTGCTGCAGTTGCTACTGTCGTTAGGGCTCCACCAAAGGATTTCAATTAA
- the LOC122668207 gene encoding putative methyltransferase DDB_G0268948: MELSSCASGPSAATPPALWDSSTVGPWTTTASPMTSLGMAPAPMFQSSILAPVDDMDLCLNSAEFNLVLVLTLNQPCAAELNLVSVEFNLFSAEFNLFSVEFNVVSKGSILLVLRSGGPNVWVVKAFCVIHPGACGTEVNVGPAAPIAEHYEQVIASDVSKPQIEHGIPHPKVRYVHTPPSMPKDELASLVGGEGSVDLIIVAQAVHWFDFPSFYSLVNHVLRKPDGVIAVWGYRHVSVDPGFDSVMKRFNDSALPFFHPNIGYLEDSYRRLPFPFESVGIGSEGNPLLIDLPQETSLDGILNWLRSWSPVNTAKEKGIDLLSEDVVKEFEAAWGGPSDSKRTVIHKAFMIAGKPRI; the protein is encoded by the exons ATGGAGTTGAGCTCTTGTGCATCGGGACCTTCGGCAGCAACTCCGCCTGCGCTCTGGGATTCTTCAACCGTAGGGCCGTGGACAACCACAGCGAGTCCTATGACTTCGCTTGGGATGGCGCCGGCGCCTATGTTTCAGTCTTCGATCCTAGCTCCGGTAGATGATATGGACCTGTGCTTGAACTCGGCTGAGTTCAATCTGGTGTTGGTGTTGACGTTGAACCAGCCCTGTGCGGCTGAGCTCAATTTGGTCTCGGTTGAGTTCAATTTGTTCTCGGCTGAGTTCAATTTGTTCTCGGTTGAGTTCAATGTGGTCTCCAAGGGCTCCATCTTGCTGGTTTTGAGGAGTGGTGGGCCCAATGTGTGGGTGGTTAAGGCTTTTT GTGTTATCCACCCTGGTGCTTGTGGCACTGAGGTTAACGTCGGCCCTGCTGCTCCG ATCGCCGAGCACTATGAACAAGTGATTGCAAGTGATGTGAGCAAACCCCAAATAGAGCATGGAATACCACACCCAAAGGTTCGTTATGTTCATACCCCACCCTCAATGCCTAAGGATGAATTAGCTTCATTGGTAGGTGGTGAAGGTTCAGTTGATCTGATCATTGTGGCTCAAGCTGTGCACTGGTTCGACTTCCCAAGCTTTTATTCTCTTGTTAATCATGTCTTAAGAAAACCAGATGGTGTAATCGCTGTATGGGGTTACAGACATGTAAGTGTAGATCCAGGTTTTGACTCAGTCATGAAACGCTTCAACGACAGtgctcttcctttcttccatcCAAACATTGGTTACTTGGAAGATTCTTATCGCAGACTTCCATTTCCATTCGAGAGCGTCGGTATTGGATCAGAAGGGAATCCATTGTTGATTGACTTACCCCAGGAGACATCACTTGATGGGATATTGAATTGGTTAAGATCATGGTCTCCAGTCAATACAGCTAAAGAAAAAGGTATTGATTTGTTATCTGAAGATGTGGTTAAAGAGTTTGAAGCCGCATGGGGTGGTCCTTCTGATTCGAAAAGAACAGTGATTCACAAGGCTTTCATGATTGCAGGCAAACCAAGGATTTAA